The Flaviramulus sp. BrNp1-15 genome has a window encoding:
- a CDS encoding rhomboid family intramembrane serine protease has product MSKNEHFKFSTRVVAYPVFFVLTIWLVFWFEVRFGYNFSKYGVYPQTLKGLRGILLSPFIHGDIQHIYHNTIPLFVLSMALFYFYRAIAWKVILYGILFSGFLTWCIGRPSFHIGASGLIYVLVSFTFFKGVFAKHYRLIALSLLVVFLYGSMIWYTLPIKEGISWEGHMSGLITGLLFAFYFRKAIAKPKKYEWQQEHYNEDDDPFLKYFDEDGNFIESIEPEVNDENQVINYSYKESKKD; this is encoded by the coding sequence ATGAGTAAGAACGAACACTTTAAATTTTCAACAAGGGTAGTAGCCTACCCTGTATTTTTTGTGCTAACTATTTGGTTAGTGTTTTGGTTTGAAGTACGTTTTGGTTATAATTTTAGTAAGTATGGTGTATACCCACAAACTCTTAAAGGTTTAAGAGGTATTTTATTAAGCCCTTTTATTCATGGTGATATTCAGCATATATATCATAACACAATTCCGTTGTTTGTGTTGTCTATGGCCTTGTTTTATTTCTATCGTGCCATCGCATGGAAAGTTATTTTATATGGCATTCTTTTTTCAGGTTTTTTAACTTGGTGTATTGGTAGACCCTCTTTTCATATTGGTGCCAGCGGTTTAATTTATGTACTTGTTAGTTTTACTTTTTTTAAAGGCGTATTTGCTAAACATTACAGACTTATTGCATTATCTCTTTTAGTTGTTTTTCTATACGGAAGTATGATATGGTATACTTTACCAATTAAAGAAGGTATTTCTTGGGAAGGACATATGTCTGGGCTGATAACAGGATTGTTATTTGCATTTTATTTTAGAAAAGCTATTGCAAAACCCAAAAAGTACGAATGGCAACAAGAGCATTATAATGAAGATGACGATCCTTTTTTAAAATACTTTGATGAAGATGGAAATTTTATAGAATCTATAGAACCAGAAGTTAATGATGAAAATCAAGTTATTAACTATTCTTACAAAGAAAGTAAAAAAGATTAA
- the rlmB gene encoding 23S rRNA (guanosine(2251)-2'-O)-methyltransferase RlmB, with protein sequence MQNQTQIFGIRAIIEAVNAGETIDKVFLQKGLHGDLFNELESLLNKKSINKSYVPVEKLNRLTKGNHQGAVAQISPIEFHDIENLVMNVMESGKTPLFLLLDQLSDVRNFGAIIRTAECTGVDGIIIQKKGGAPVNGDTIKTSAGAVFKVPICKVDHIKDAVFYMQASGIKVIAATEKTDNTIYDVSFTEPCAIIMGSEGRGINPSILKVVDAKAKLPLLGEIESLNVSVACGAFLYEVVRQRR encoded by the coding sequence ATGCAAAACCAAACACAAATATTCGGAATAAGAGCTATAATTGAAGCTGTAAATGCAGGTGAGACGATTGATAAAGTATTTCTACAAAAAGGACTACATGGTGACTTATTTAACGAATTAGAGTCTTTATTAAACAAGAAATCTATTAATAAGTCTTATGTCCCAGTTGAAAAATTAAACAGGCTTACAAAAGGTAATCATCAAGGTGCTGTTGCTCAAATATCTCCTATTGAATTTCATGATATTGAAAATTTAGTAATGAATGTAATGGAGTCTGGAAAAACACCTTTATTTTTATTGCTTGACCAATTAAGTGATGTAAGAAACTTTGGAGCTATAATTAGAACAGCTGAATGTACTGGTGTTGATGGAATCATTATTCAGAAAAAAGGCGGTGCTCCTGTAAATGGAGACACTATTAAAACAAGTGCTGGTGCTGTTTTTAAAGTGCCTATTTGTAAAGTCGATCATATAAAAGACGCTGTATTTTATATGCAGGCTTCTGGTATAAAAGTGATTGCTGCAACTGAAAAAACTGACAATACAATTTATGATGTTTCATTCACTGAGCCTTGTGCTATTATTATGGGTTCAGAAGGAAGAGGAATTAACCCATCTATTTTAAAAGTTGTTGATGCCAAAGCAAAACTACCTTTACTTGGAGAAATTGAATCTTTGAATGTCTCGGTTGCTTGTGGAGCCTTTTTATATGAAGTTGTAAGACAACGTCGTTAA
- a CDS encoding S8 family serine peptidase yields MKKKYIILSLTLIFSSLVFAQTEGERQKIRASYDIEKIENLIQTLKEKNLAKEKRISAYLNANFGAERKIIVGGKNYVIYDIQDGKPVYRTTTNINSAKGTRTDKLHNGGSLSLNLEGQNMSIGVWDEESALGTHDEFEDNQVIPQSRVVYPEFNGGPFIGTTSDHATHVAGTLIAKGVDADAKGMAPQALLRSFDWNSDDVEAATEAASGLLLSNHSYGIPLSSVSAANVGAYVSDARVWDQVAYAAPYYLPVKSAGNNGTDTYSGGIASGYDKLTGNKTAKNALIVANANPFLLANGNFILNINPGSSQGPTDDFRVKPDIAGDGSSVYSSTNANNSDYSTFSGTSMAAPNVSGTCLLLQQYYNQLNSNYMRAATLKGLICHTAVDDTRTGPDPIYGWGFLDAEAAANIIQDNNAGNSLIREVILNDGDTYTYEFSAGTSSELRATICWTDPAGATSSSPGNILSPRLVNDLDLRIEDASSTIFTPWKLDNTNVAAAAIKGDNNVDNIERIDIASPVGGNYTLTVTHKGSLTNSSQAFSIIITGANLTLSSKKNAFSTLKVWPIPASTKINIQYKTLLETSKLMLYNINGSLVFKDDLPISLSDNYTINTSKLSKGIYFLNIASGNSKYIKKIIIK; encoded by the coding sequence ATGAAAAAGAAATACATTATTCTTTCTTTAACTTTAATTTTTAGTTCTTTAGTCTTTGCTCAAACTGAGGGTGAACGTCAAAAAATAAGAGCTTCTTATGATATTGAGAAAATAGAAAACCTTATACAAACACTCAAGGAAAAAAATTTAGCTAAAGAAAAACGAATTTCTGCTTATTTAAATGCTAATTTTGGTGCCGAACGTAAAATTATAGTTGGGGGCAAAAATTATGTGATTTATGATATCCAAGATGGTAAACCTGTATATAGAACTACTACCAATATAAATAGTGCAAAGGGCACAAGAACCGATAAATTGCATAATGGAGGTAGTTTAAGCTTGAACCTTGAAGGACAAAACATGTCTATAGGAGTTTGGGATGAAGAAAGTGCATTAGGAACCCACGATGAGTTTGAAGACAATCAGGTAATACCACAATCACGTGTTGTGTATCCAGAATTTAATGGAGGTCCATTTATAGGCACGACTAGTGACCATGCAACCCACGTTGCTGGAACCCTTATTGCAAAAGGAGTTGATGCTGATGCAAAAGGTATGGCTCCACAAGCTTTATTAAGATCCTTTGATTGGAATAGTGATGATGTTGAAGCAGCTACTGAAGCTGCTAGTGGTTTACTTTTATCTAATCATTCTTATGGCATTCCTTTATCTAGTGTTAGTGCCGCTAATGTTGGTGCGTATGTTTCTGATGCCAGAGTTTGGGATCAAGTAGCATATGCAGCACCATATTACTTACCTGTTAAATCAGCTGGCAATAATGGTACCGATACTTATAGTGGCGGTATAGCTTCTGGCTATGATAAATTAACTGGAAACAAAACTGCTAAAAATGCACTTATTGTTGCCAATGCTAACCCGTTTTTATTGGCCAATGGTAATTTTATATTGAATATCAATCCTGGTAGTAGCCAAGGACCAACAGATGATTTTAGGGTAAAACCTGATATTGCTGGTGATGGTAGTAGCGTTTACTCATCTACTAATGCAAATAATTCTGATTACTCAACATTTAGTGGTACATCAATGGCTGCTCCAAATGTTTCTGGAACTTGTCTTCTTCTTCAGCAGTATTACAATCAGTTAAACTCAAATTATATGAGAGCTGCAACTTTAAAAGGTTTAATTTGTCATACCGCAGTAGATGATACAAGAACTGGACCGGATCCTATTTATGGGTGGGGTTTTTTAGACGCTGAAGCAGCTGCCAATATCATTCAAGATAATAATGCTGGTAATTCATTAATCAGAGAAGTAATTCTTAATGATGGTGACACTTATACCTATGAATTTTCAGCAGGCACGAGTAGTGAATTAAGAGCAACTATTTGTTGGACAGATCCTGCAGGAGCAACATCTTCCAGTCCAGGAAATATACTTTCACCTAGATTAGTTAATGATTTAGATTTAAGAATAGAAGATGCAAGTAGTACAATTTTTACTCCATGGAAATTAGATAACACTAATGTTGCTGCTGCTGCTATAAAAGGGGATAATAATGTAGATAATATTGAGCGAATTGATATTGCTAGTCCAGTGGGAGGTAATTATACCTTAACGGTAACGCATAAGGGTAGTTTAACCAATAGCTCACAAGCTTTTTCTATTATTATTACAGGTGCAAACCTCACATTAAGTTCAAAAAAGAATGCTTTTTCTACCTTAAAAGTTTGGCCAATTCCTGCATCAACTAAAATTAATATTCAGTATAAAACACTTCTTGAAACATCTAAATTAATGTTATACAATATTAACGGTAGTTTAGTTTTCAAAGATGATTTACCTATAAGTTTATCAGATAATTATACTATCAATACCTCGAAGTTATCAAAAGGTATTTATTTTTTAAATATCGCAAGTGGAAATTCAAAATATATCAAAAAAATTATTATTAAATAA
- a CDS encoding RagB/SusD family nutrient uptake outer membrane protein, with protein sequence MKNNLIKTKILLLFMGVILLSSCSKEFLEEPKNTNGVTADVVFSDRSIVESYVTGILRNFRRQYSTVDTGGLYALYFARSIKGNDLIQSPNWYRFDYGHENREPGYRRTIFNWDYNYDQINQSNVLIKGVQESDLDDASKAEFIAVGKVLRAFHYFQLALEFAPNYNNNRSIARLPIYTEPATGASEGNPPSPLSDVYDLILSDLKEAIPVLGEDRLGKSYINKAVANGILARVLSVTQDDWSGMAAAAKAAYGGGSAASAVVSSNWGAGFDDMTDQEWIWAMYQDSNETNFYYAAPHVMIDHLVLSYQATYVNRNFVERFADTDVRKLFFDIYGVAATTPYREFITTKFDFTFEADLPIMRKSEMVLLEAEAQYHQGATGTAQDLLFDLQSARDASAVKTTSTGQALLDEILIERRKELYAEIGVEWFDAKRYSLPINRDPEHRVVVNVPADSELFFLKIPQKEIDANPNFDDSINN encoded by the coding sequence ATGAAAAATAATTTAATTAAAACCAAAATTTTGCTTCTGTTTATGGGTGTTATCCTTTTAAGCAGTTGTTCAAAAGAATTTCTAGAAGAACCAAAAAACACCAATGGTGTAACAGCTGATGTAGTATTCTCAGATAGATCTATAGTAGAATCTTACGTCACTGGAATTTTAAGAAACTTTAGAAGACAATATTCTACAGTAGATACAGGTGGCTTATATGCATTATATTTTGCAAGAAGTATTAAAGGAAATGATTTAATTCAATCGCCAAATTGGTACCGTTTTGATTATGGTCATGAAAACAGAGAGCCCGGTTACAGGCGTACTATTTTTAATTGGGACTATAATTATGATCAAATTAATCAATCTAATGTTTTAATCAAAGGTGTTCAGGAAAGTGATTTAGATGATGCTTCTAAAGCAGAGTTTATAGCTGTTGGTAAAGTTTTAAGAGCTTTTCATTATTTTCAATTAGCTTTAGAATTTGCTCCTAACTATAACAACAATCGATCTATAGCAAGATTACCTATATATACTGAACCAGCTACTGGTGCTTCAGAAGGTAATCCTCCTAGTCCACTAAGTGATGTATATGACTTGATTTTATCTGACCTTAAAGAAGCAATTCCTGTCTTAGGTGAGGATCGTTTAGGTAAAAGTTATATAAATAAAGCAGTGGCTAACGGTATTTTAGCTCGAGTACTTTCTGTTACTCAAGACGACTGGAGCGGTATGGCTGCAGCAGCAAAAGCTGCATATGGAGGTGGTTCTGCTGCATCCGCTGTTGTGTCTAGCAATTGGGGGGCTGGTTTTGATGATATGACAGATCAAGAATGGATATGGGCAATGTATCAAGATTCTAATGAAACAAACTTTTATTACGCTGCACCTCATGTAATGATTGATCATTTAGTTTTATCATACCAAGCTACTTATGTAAACAGAAATTTTGTTGAAAGATTTGCTGATACAGATGTTAGAAAGTTATTCTTTGACATTTATGGAGTTGCTGCAACTACACCTTACAGAGAATTCATTACTACTAAATTTGATTTTACATTTGAAGCAGATTTACCAATAATGAGAAAATCTGAAATGGTACTTCTTGAAGCTGAAGCTCAATACCATCAAGGAGCTACAGGTACTGCCCAAGATTTATTATTTGATCTTCAAAGTGCTAGAGATGCCAGTGCAGTTAAAACAACTAGTACTGGGCAAGCACTTCTTGATGAGATTTTGATTGAGAGACGTAAGGAACTTTATGCAGAGATAGGTGTAGAATGGTTTGACGCTAAGCGTTATAGTTTACCTATTAATAGAGATCCTGAACACCGTGTTGTAGTCAATGTACCGGCAGATAGTGAGCTTTTCTTTTTAAAGATTCCTCAAAAGGAAATTGATGCAAACCCAAATTTTGATGACAGTATTAATAACTAA
- a CDS encoding TonB-dependent receptor — MKTKFSGILTLLLAFVVQLTFAQEKTISGTISDESGLPLPGATVLVKGTSSGTSSDFDGKYSIQARQGATLVYSFVGYVNKEVTVGASNTINVTMREDISTLDEVVVVAYGTQTKQSIVGSVGVVSSEVIETQQVTSPLRALQGAVPGVNLLTAGGQPGNNPEIRIRGFSSINADASPLIILDGAQFNGNLNAISQDQIESLTVLKDASSTSLYGSRGANGVILITTKKGKRNSAPRVTVRTQIGLSNPTVGVHDLLSTDDQFRLTWEALRNSNQYISGQSASEAAENASAGLVDFFGYNPYNVNRPVDTNGNLVTSNKLWNTNWEEEILRRDYLRTNHNVNLSGGDDRTTYFVSFDYLNEEGPVVRSNFERVSARANVESQVNDWLKIGFNTSFSRSNSGNPDQTSGSTTQVISWIYGVSSAYPVYSRDASGNLLFDVAGEPFYDLGNGANAGQPVNSVRPARGGENILANLYLGRENRRRTSYLGNAFAEIQIVDGLKFRTNFSYENYLFDSYSFDDDLLSFASSVGGRVDQDRDITSTLNAIQSLNFNKTYGNHGISADLITEAYTFEYDNLGAQGTGYLPNVTVLDGATAPESVTGNVVSERINSYLGRLAYNFNQKYFIEGSYRRDGSTRFSEDTRWGDFFSVGGSWILSNESFLENSNTLNYLKLRGSYGELGNNRIRFAGTTTQDYFPYQSIFNLGWNNEGNTGILLAGVADPNISWEKTESLNVGMDFELFNGIVSGTLDYYEKESVDLIYEKPIPSSTGVDNIITNIGAVKNYGWEVSLNTRNVSTDNFTWTTGLNFSLDKNEITELTQDEFINGSKLWKVGNSIFDWYIRDWAGVDPADGFGMWYQDVLDTEGEVIGRTTTKAYDEATRYEIGKSSLPDIIGGFTSFMKYKQFDLNVLVNFSFGGTLLDTDYSGLINQFQNPGVGHHTDTQNRWQQPGDISDYPLLLTGNNNHASRSTRFLFDNDYVRLKSLTFGYNLPSSITEKIGLSSFRLFIQADNILTWQSHKGIDPEQAFNGLTSNRSPLSKTITTGAIVQF; from the coding sequence ATGAAAACAAAGTTTAGTGGAATTTTAACGCTATTACTAGCGTTTGTTGTGCAACTAACGTTTGCACAAGAAAAGACAATTTCAGGTACTATATCAGACGAATCTGGTTTACCGCTTCCTGGAGCAACTGTCTTAGTTAAAGGTACTTCATCAGGTACATCTTCAGATTTTGATGGTAAATATTCAATACAAGCAAGGCAAGGAGCTACACTTGTTTATAGTTTTGTTGGTTATGTAAATAAAGAAGTTACTGTTGGAGCATCTAATACAATCAATGTCACAATGCGAGAAGATATTTCAACCCTAGATGAGGTTGTAGTTGTTGCATATGGTACCCAAACAAAACAATCTATTGTAGGGTCAGTAGGTGTTGTTAGTAGTGAGGTTATTGAAACCCAGCAAGTAACATCTCCTCTTAGAGCTTTACAAGGAGCTGTACCAGGTGTAAATTTACTTACTGCTGGAGGACAACCCGGTAATAATCCTGAAATAAGAATTAGAGGTTTTTCTAGTATTAATGCTGATGCATCTCCTCTAATTATTTTAGATGGTGCACAGTTTAATGGTAACTTAAATGCAATCAGTCAAGATCAAATAGAATCTTTGACTGTTCTTAAGGATGCATCATCTACCTCTCTTTACGGTTCACGTGGTGCTAATGGAGTTATTTTAATTACAACAAAAAAAGGGAAACGAAATTCTGCCCCAAGAGTTACTGTAAGAACTCAAATAGGTCTATCTAATCCTACTGTTGGAGTACATGATTTATTGAGTACAGATGATCAATTTAGATTAACATGGGAAGCGCTTAGAAATTCAAATCAATATATATCTGGACAATCAGCTTCGGAAGCTGCAGAAAATGCATCTGCTGGTCTTGTTGACTTTTTTGGATATAATCCTTACAATGTAAATAGACCTGTTGATACTAATGGTAATTTAGTAACTAGCAATAAATTGTGGAACACAAATTGGGAAGAAGAAATCTTACGAAGAGATTATTTAAGAACCAACCATAATGTAAATCTCTCTGGAGGTGACGATAGAACAACATATTTTGTTTCTTTTGATTATTTAAATGAAGAAGGGCCTGTTGTACGTTCCAACTTTGAAAGAGTTTCAGCAAGAGCAAATGTTGAATCTCAAGTTAATGACTGGCTTAAAATAGGGTTTAATACTAGTTTTTCTCGATCTAACTCAGGAAACCCAGATCAAACCAGTGGTAGTACAACTCAAGTTATTTCTTGGATTTACGGAGTTTCTAGTGCATATCCTGTTTATTCAAGAGATGCCAGTGGAAATCTTCTATTTGATGTAGCAGGAGAACCATTTTACGATTTAGGTAATGGTGCTAATGCAGGACAGCCTGTAAACAGCGTTAGACCTGCTAGAGGAGGTGAAAACATTTTAGCAAACCTTTATTTGGGAAGAGAAAACAGAAGACGTACCAGTTATTTAGGTAATGCTTTTGCAGAGATTCAAATAGTTGATGGTCTTAAGTTTAGAACCAATTTTAGTTATGAAAATTATTTATTTGATTCTTATAGTTTCGATGATGATTTGTTAAGTTTTGCATCAAGTGTTGGTGGTCGAGTAGACCAAGATAGAGACATCACCTCTACATTAAATGCTATTCAATCATTAAACTTCAACAAAACCTATGGAAACCACGGCATTTCTGCAGATTTAATTACTGAAGCCTATACCTTCGAGTATGATAATTTAGGTGCTCAAGGAACAGGGTATTTACCAAATGTAACTGTTCTTGATGGTGCTACAGCCCCAGAATCAGTTACAGGGAATGTAGTATCTGAGAGAATTAATAGTTACTTAGGAAGGTTAGCTTATAATTTTAATCAAAAATATTTCATAGAAGGTTCATACAGACGTGATGGTTCAACTAGATTTAGTGAGGATACTCGCTGGGGTGACTTCTTTTCTGTTGGAGGTAGCTGGATATTATCTAATGAGTCTTTCTTAGAAAACAGTAATACATTAAACTATTTAAAATTAAGAGGTTCTTATGGTGAACTAGGAAATAATCGAATAAGATTTGCGGGTACGACAACACAAGATTATTTCCCTTACCAGTCAATTTTTAATTTAGGATGGAATAACGAAGGAAATACTGGTATTCTTTTAGCAGGTGTAGCTGATCCAAATATTAGTTGGGAGAAAACGGAATCTTTAAACGTTGGTATGGACTTTGAGTTATTTAATGGTATAGTTTCTGGTACTTTAGATTACTATGAAAAGGAATCTGTTGATTTAATTTATGAGAAGCCAATCCCTTCATCTACTGGTGTTGATAATATAATTACTAATATAGGTGCTGTAAAGAATTATGGATGGGAAGTATCATTAAATACTAGAAACGTTAGTACTGATAATTTTACATGGACAACTGGATTAAACTTTTCTTTAGATAAAAATGAAATTACTGAATTAACTCAAGATGAATTTATTAACGGTTCTAAACTTTGGAAAGTAGGTAATTCTATTTTTGATTGGTATATTCGTGATTGGGCAGGTGTAGATCCAGCTGATGGTTTTGGTATGTGGTATCAGGATGTTCTAGATACTGAAGGTGAAGTCATAGGAAGAACTACAACAAAAGCTTATGATGAAGCTACTCGTTACGAAATTGGAAAATCTTCCTTACCAGATATTATTGGTGGGTTTACAAGTTTTATGAAGTATAAACAATTTGATCTTAATGTATTAGTAAACTTTAGCTTTGGTGGTACTTTACTAGATACAGACTATTCTGGTCTTATTAATCAATTCCAAAATCCAGGAGTTGGGCACCATACAGATACTCAAAACAGATGGCAGCAACCGGGTGATATTTCAGATTACCCATTATTGTTAACAGGTAATAACAACCATGCATCTCGTTCTACGCGTTTCTTGTTTGATAATGATTACGTTCGTTTAAAGAGTTTAACTTTTGGTTACAACCTACCTAGCTCTATAACTGAAAAAATTGGTCTTTCTAGTTTCCGTTTATTCATTCAAGCAGATAATATTTTAACATGGCAATCACATAAAGGCATTGATCCAGAACAAGCATTCAACGGATTAACAAGCAATAGATCGCCACTTAGTAAGACTATTACAACTGGTGCAATTGTACAATTTTAA
- a CDS encoding lipid-binding protein — MKYKSIIKKLSFLFVSIIFVTSFISCDEVESLPDESDIVISEITGTWVVDMIYDGDPAGTNTISIYNTAANDANLMWLDDQEHSWGLKAKVPLNLEALTFGGTDLEELYYDVTVTITEGQIVKGGATTPSGDVVDSISFKAEFSDIPGEIWEYSGYKSTAKIDDLP; from the coding sequence ATGAAATATAAATCAATAATAAAAAAATTAAGCTTCCTATTTGTTAGCATAATATTTGTTACATCATTCATTTCATGTGATGAAGTCGAATCATTACCTGATGAGAGTGATATAGTTATTAGTGAAATTACAGGAACATGGGTTGTAGATATGATCTATGATGGAGATCCAGCTGGCACTAATACCATTAGTATTTACAATACTGCAGCTAATGATGCAAACTTAATGTGGTTAGATGATCAAGAGCACAGTTGGGGCTTGAAAGCTAAAGTTCCATTAAATCTTGAAGCCTTGACGTTTGGTGGTACAGATTTAGAAGAACTTTATTACGACGTAACAGTAACTATCACTGAAGGTCAAATTGTTAAAGGAGGTGCAACAACACCTAGTGGAGATGTTGTAGACAGCATTTCTTTTAAAGCAGAATTCTCTGATATTCCAGGTGAAATTTGGGAATATTCTGGATATAAAAGCACAGCTAAAATTGATGATTTACCTTAA
- a CDS encoding BT_2262 family domain-containing protein, with the protein MKKFKLILCSLSIIGLMLTSCDPSVEAPGSSDTSEVTFLPLITLEGGDVLLDCDASSYSDPGATASAGGVEIELETQVSGTYYGSSTIDSPDVYSVSYSAFNDDGIPATGFRYVTWPPCTGDLVTSIAGTYTCAMTRTPGYSTTDIGPIYIKDMGNGVYAISDAIGGWYEHEYGYGPAYAATGMTVTANNIATNDFTYTDVIGVGAFGGSLNLTSFSVDPVAKTISYETEWSFGYVWEITLTLQE; encoded by the coding sequence ATGAAAAAATTTAAATTAATATTATGTTCATTGTCAATCATAGGATTGATGTTAACTAGTTGTGACCCGAGTGTAGAGGCACCTGGTTCAAGTGATACTTCAGAAGTAACTTTTTTACCTTTAATTACATTAGAGGGAGGAGATGTTTTACTTGATTGTGATGCTAGCTCGTATTCAGATCCAGGCGCTACAGCATCTGCTGGAGGAGTAGAAATAGAGTTAGAAACACAAGTAAGTGGAACTTATTATGGTAGCTCTACAATAGATAGTCCTGATGTTTATTCTGTATCTTATAGTGCATTTAATGATGATGGCATACCTGCGACTGGATTTAGATATGTTACATGGCCTCCATGTACTGGAGATTTAGTAACAAGTATAGCTGGAACTTATACTTGTGCTATGACTAGAACTCCCGGTTATTCTACTACAGATATTGGTCCTATATACATTAAAGATATGGGAAATGGAGTTTATGCAATTTCAGACGCAATTGGAGGCTGGTATGAGCATGAATATGGTTATGGTCCTGCTTATGCAGCAACGGGTATGACAGTTACAGCTAATAATATTGCAACAAACGACTTTACATATACTGATGTTATTGGTGTAGGAGCTTTTGGTGGTTCATTAAATCTGACTTCATTTTCAGTAGATCCAGTAGCTAAAACTATTAGCTATGAAACAGAATGGAGTTTTGGTTACGTATGGGAAATTACTTTAACATTACAAGAGTAA
- a CDS encoding SusD/RagB family nutrient-binding outer membrane lipoprotein, with protein sequence MKNKINIFLILLLTLGFSCNDSLEEVNIDPNTFPSAGDAQILSSAIGFMGYIVETDLNYSESFTWSQYYTWGIGVSIGNEERYVSAAGDFNGYWQRAYANSLVDLNSITKNSTSAAYRGIANVLKVYLFQGLVDHFGDIPFTEAISGAIEDGSILTPNSDSAETVIYPGLVTILDEALSDLALAESDIVGNDDFIYEGDITKWIKFANSLKLRVLMRTSETSPQASAVQALISSGDFIESIDDMPFIPYSGNSGDQNPMFARAEFGVGMFYFASNASLNVLQSLNDPRAEVLYTEATTGTFAGQLHGIDQGTIDDEPFTAPDTDYSLASEYAYSSTKPVILMSPWEVWFLRAEADARYGTSDDAETAFSTAIELNFSYMEVADAASYISSLDFAGATTLDEQIDLIAVQKWISLNGTQEDEGWIETRRFDRPASRLFTDGIFQTPPLSVLPSGSFPSAWLYPESERSLNPNALPQREITDAIFWDN encoded by the coding sequence ATGAAGAACAAAATAAACATATTTCTTATTCTATTATTAACATTGGGCTTTTCATGTAATGATAGCTTAGAAGAAGTTAATATAGACCCAAACACTTTCCCTTCTGCTGGAGATGCACAAATTTTAAGCTCCGCTATTGGCTTTATGGGATATATTGTTGAAACAGATTTAAATTACAGTGAATCTTTCACTTGGAGTCAATACTACACATGGGGTATTGGGGTTTCAATTGGAAATGAAGAACGCTACGTATCTGCAGCTGGTGATTTTAATGGCTACTGGCAACGTGCATATGCTAACTCTCTTGTAGATTTAAACTCGATAACTAAAAACAGTACTTCTGCAGCATACAGAGGTATAGCTAATGTATTAAAAGTCTATTTATTTCAAGGTTTAGTTGATCATTTTGGAGATATTCCATTTACTGAAGCCATTTCAGGTGCTATTGAAGATGGATCAATTTTAACACCAAATTCTGATTCAGCTGAAACAGTTATATATCCTGGCCTTGTTACAATATTAGATGAGGCACTAAGTGATTTAGCACTTGCGGAATCAGATATAGTTGGAAATGACGATTTTATATATGAAGGCGATATAACAAAATGGATTAAATTTGCAAATTCACTGAAGCTAAGAGTTTTAATGAGAACTTCTGAAACAAGTCCACAAGCTTCTGCTGTTCAAGCTCTAATTAGCAGTGGCGATTTTATTGAGTCTATTGATGATATGCCTTTTATTCCATATTCTGGAAATTCTGGTGATCAAAACCCAATGTTTGCAAGAGCTGAATTTGGTGTAGGAATGTTTTATTTTGCTAGTAATGCATCATTAAATGTACTTCAATCACTGAATGACCCTAGAGCTGAAGTATTATATACTGAAGCTACTACTGGAACTTTTGCTGGACAATTACACGGTATAGACCAAGGGACTATAGATGATGAACCATTTACTGCTCCAGATACTGATTACAGTTTAGCTTCTGAATATGCATATTCATCAACAAAACCAGTTATTTTAATGAGTCCATGGGAAGTTTGGTTTTTAAGAGCTGAAGCTGATGCAAGATATGGTACTAGTGATGATGCAGAAACTGCATTTTCTACAGCAATTGAATTAAACTTTAGCTACATGGAAGTCGCTGATGCTGCTTCTTATATTAGTTCATTGGATTTTGCTGGAGCAACCACTTTAGATGAACAAATTGACTTAATAGCTGTACAAAAGTGGATATCTTTAAATGGAACTCAAGAGGACGAAGGGTGGATTGAAACTAGAAGATTTGATAGACCTGCTAGTAGACTCTTTACTGATGGTATTTTTCAAACACCTCCATTATCTGTTTTACCGAGTGGATCTTTCCCTTCTGCATGGCTATACCCAGAGTCTGAAAGAAGTTTAAATCCAAATGCATTACCACAGAGAGAAATTACAGATGCAATTTTCTGGGATAATTAA